Proteins from a genomic interval of Hoplias malabaricus isolate fHopMal1 chromosome 13, fHopMal1.hap1, whole genome shotgun sequence:
- the LOC136665056 gene encoding nicotinamide riboside kinase 1-like isoform X1, translating into MKKLIIGIGGMTNGGKSTLSRNLQNILPNSCIISQDSFFKEDSVVPVDSRGFKQYDTLDALYMDRMMSVVRSWMQDPRRFMETRGLSVEHSESCVFSLIVEGFLIFNYGALNVLFDKRYFLQIPYETCKMRRSLRVYTPPDPGGYFDGYVWPMYLKNRKEMDSTVEDLIFLDGTQKKEDLLAPVFKDIQQMFKIV; encoded by the exons ATGAAGAAACTCATCATTGGAATCGGGGG aaTGACAAATGGAGGTAAAAGCACACTTAGCAGAAACCTTCAGAACATTCTCCCCAACAGCTGCATCATTTCCCAGGATTCGTTCTTCAAA GAGGACTCTGTGGTGCCTGTGGACAGTCGTGGTTTCAAACAGTATGACA CCCTGGATGCTCTGTACATGGACAGAATGATGAGTGTGGTCAGATCCTGGATGCAGGATCCCCGGCGCTTCATGGAGACTCGGGGTCTCTCAGTGGAGCACTCTGAgtcctgtgtgttttctctcataGTGGAGGGCTTCCTTATCTTCAATTACGG AGCCTTGAACGTACTGTTTGATAAGAGGTACTTCTTACAGATTCCTTATGAGACGTGTAAGATGAGGAGAAG CTTAAGAGTCTACACGCCTCCAGACCCTGGGGGTTACTTCGATGGTTACGTCTGGCCCATGTACTTAAAAAACAGAAAGGAAATGGACAGTACAGTGGAGGACCTGA TATTTCTAGATGGCACTCAGAAGAAAGAAGATTTGCTGGCCCCGGTTTTTAAAGACATCCAGCAGATGTTTAAAATTGTGTAG
- the LOC136665056 gene encoding nicotinamide riboside kinase 1-like isoform X2, translated as MKKLIIGIGGMTNGGKSTLSRNLQNILPNSCIISQDSFFKDSVVPVDSRGFKQYDTLDALYMDRMMSVVRSWMQDPRRFMETRGLSVEHSESCVFSLIVEGFLIFNYGALNVLFDKRYFLQIPYETCKMRRSLRVYTPPDPGGYFDGYVWPMYLKNRKEMDSTVEDLIFLDGTQKKEDLLAPVFKDIQQMFKIV; from the exons ATGAAGAAACTCATCATTGGAATCGGGGG aaTGACAAATGGAGGTAAAAGCACACTTAGCAGAAACCTTCAGAACATTCTCCCCAACAGCTGCATCATTTCCCAGGATTCGTTCTTCAAA GACTCTGTGGTGCCTGTGGACAGTCGTGGTTTCAAACAGTATGACA CCCTGGATGCTCTGTACATGGACAGAATGATGAGTGTGGTCAGATCCTGGATGCAGGATCCCCGGCGCTTCATGGAGACTCGGGGTCTCTCAGTGGAGCACTCTGAgtcctgtgtgttttctctcataGTGGAGGGCTTCCTTATCTTCAATTACGG AGCCTTGAACGTACTGTTTGATAAGAGGTACTTCTTACAGATTCCTTATGAGACGTGTAAGATGAGGAGAAG CTTAAGAGTCTACACGCCTCCAGACCCTGGGGGTTACTTCGATGGTTACGTCTGGCCCATGTACTTAAAAAACAGAAAGGAAATGGACAGTACAGTGGAGGACCTGA TATTTCTAGATGGCACTCAGAAGAAAGAAGATTTGCTGGCCCCGGTTTTTAAAGACATCCAGCAGATGTTTAAAATTGTGTAG